Genomic segment of Schistocerca nitens isolate TAMUIC-IGC-003100 chromosome 9, iqSchNite1.1, whole genome shotgun sequence:
ATCTGTTGGTCGCCAGCGGTACTTGCGCTTTGCTGGCGGGTGCTTGGGAAGACCGATATTTCTTCGCCGTAGCACAACCAAACCAGAGATGTGATCTCCACCACGATTTGCGCACTTCGGTGGTTCTTCTGTGCTTTTAGTGCATTTGTGGCTGGCATGATCGCTTGCGCATTTTACGCAGACGGGCTTGTTGCAATACATCACCACGTGCCGGTACTACTGGCATTTGAAGAATTGCGGTATCCTCCCTAGGTCTTCTGGCATATTCTCTACCTGCACCGAGATGCCAAGTACTTCGGTGATGGAGGGTAGCTTGTTGGGCTGTGATGACGGCTGGACGCTCATCTTGAAGATGAGAGGGGTGGTCGCTTCCGGCTGGTATCTTCTGATGTAGATGTATCTTGCCCCACCAGAATCGCAGGCCACAGAAGTAGTTGCTGAACTCTTCGCCTATGACAATCCACGGAGGTCCTCCTCCGACGACTTTAACGTATCGTTGTTTGAAATTCTTAACAATCGGAGTTTGTGGATTTCTGCGGTACTGGAACGCGTGACACACTGCTTTGTGATCTTCAGCGGCAGTCACTTGCACCTTTTGATACTATAGACGGAGACCAAGGATTCAATAGAGTAAGTGGGGTCAGTCTTGCTGCCAGAATAATTTTATCTGCAGTAGCATGTGAACAATCCTCTCCACAATATCCTAGGCCAGTACAGCAAGTCAGGTACAATAACACTACTAAGGGAGGTTCAGCAGCAATAACATTTTAATGTTTAAGGGGACGTTGCCTGCAGTAGCTACCCAGAGATGAAACAGACTTCCACAGAATAAAGTAGTGTGGAGGGCAGCTTCGAACTAGACTCCgtactgaagatcacaataacagCTAAAGCTTGGAGGTATCGAAAGTAGGAAGTCTTCAACAAAAGAGCTCATTTGTTACCATACACTGCCAAGAAATTGAGGAAGAAGTTCAGTAAGTGTGCATCTGGAGAACATCATTATGAGTACACAAAACGTGGACGCTCTAAGAAGACTAAAAAGTGCCCAGAAGTTTCTGAAACATGATTCTGTAGGACTACGTAAAAAGATAACTGCAAACATAAAGTACTTAATATAAAGAAACGATAAGAAACAGGGAAGGAAAGAAGTATGTGAAATACTCGTAGTGGGACATGATACACGTAGCCTACATTAAACCGCTGGGGTATTTCGGAATAGTAAGCTTGGCAGTGGAAGGAGTTCGATAGAGGAAAAATTTTTGAGCCACACGAAGATTAGAATATAAAAATACTAGAAATAGTGGATATAGAATAGTAGATAAAcagaaccagtcaaaagactgatgacataAAAAGAAAGGTCTGTATCGTTGTTGTTTCCTACACAGCTTCTATAAGCCCTGCTCCATGACATTTGCTTTCCTAAACTTAATTTTTCGTTTTATGACTGTCAGAgttcgattatattatttattacagaGCTATTCTGTCGGAATTTTGTTAATCCATGAAAGCCCATCAACCGTTTGTATTTCGTTTTTTTTTGTGTGCTAATAGGTATCTACTAGCGGATTCCCAAGTTCAATGAAGGATTTTTATTAAGTTCTAGTGAAGAAGTCGCACATGAATTTTGTAGAAATCTGCTTAATTGTTCGTCCATTGCAAATTTTCTCTTAACAGTTTCACATTTACCACACACATATCATCAAAATAATCTTCAGCACGAAAACATTGGTAAAAAACGAGAAAATTCACCCCTGAgcagattttcataaattccgaTGTGACTGTTTCACTAAGCCATATTAAAATTGTGAACCTTGAAATACTTATAGGTGAACGACAATCTGAAATTTAGAGAATTAAGACCTTTTCCTATTAAGATGTATATTTTCTACTCTCTCTGCTTATAGAAAGAAACAGCTATGAATTCGCTAGCAAAAATATTGAAGAAATATTTTGGATAAATTATATTCtgtaagtattaatttatttcttaCGTATTTTCTAGTGATGCATTAAAAGTTATGTTTTCATTTTTgactctggaaataaaaaaataaacaaatgtagaGTGGCTCTTAACCTGACTCATGCTTTTCAGTTTGACGCAGTTTATCTTGAATGCGTATTAATTTTGGCTGCTTATATTGCTTAGTTGCTTTACTTCTTTTACTGCCCGTCAAAACACTGATTTATCACCTGGAATTGCCCCCGGGAGCTCTGCATCAGAAAGTAGCGTTGCTAATCAGTAATTAATGTAACTTTAGAATGCTACTATCAGTCACCAGACAAAAATCTGAGAAACGCGCACGCCATAAACGGCTCGTGTATTCTACGTACAAGGTACCTAGACGAGTTTAACTAGACGAGTTGTAGAGATATGCAAATAAAACAACTTTTTATAGACATGTGCTTTTATTGAATAACTTACGAATGATGAATCAGATCAGGGTAAAAAGGTTTTATAATTTTTAACTGTAggctttggagaaaaaaaaaaaacgaggaataGAATGTGGTGGGGTTATGGAGAGAAGGAGTAATTGGTTGCATAGTAGTGAAGGGTTAGGTTCAACTCGCTGTTCTTCACCAGTGGCCGTGACCATGACCGTACCCGTATCCAGGGTAGCCGTAGTGGTTACCGTAACCATAGTAACCGTGGTAGCCGTATCCAGGGTAGCCGTGGTATCCCCAGCCAGGGTAGCCGTAGTGGGACGAGTAGCCTGCAACATTTATCACGTGCTTCAGGGTAATCCATTTCAGTGTATCAAACACAATTAAAAACTACTCTAGACGGATATTACCTGTTGGATCCGATAGTGCGCAAAAAAGATATGGGATTGAGACCCGTTGGTAGTTTCTTTTCCTTCTGAACTTGCGAACCGTttcaagtcacacacacacacacacacacacacacactcactcactcactcactcacacatacacacacacacaaagaaaagcagTAGAGGTCTATATCTGGTATGTGGACACAGAAAGACAGTCTTCTATAAAGATACATGTTCAGAATGGACATTGATAATCTGAGCAACAAGATTTGGAAtttcataaacagaaaaaaatgcgtcGCGAGAGTATGAGAAAATATGCAGGAAACATAACACCCTAAAATAAGTTACAGTGACTAATTGAGAAAGAAGATGAAGGGCTACTTCTTCTTCAAAGGCGGGAAGGCCTCTATGACAACAGAATCATgagagattgaaacttcctggcagattaaaactgtgtgccggaccgcgactcgaactcggggcctttgccttttgcgggcaagcgctctaccaagcacgactcacgccccgtcctgcaagagagcttctgtaaagtttggaaggtaggaggagtggtactggcagaagtaaagctatgaggacggggcttgagtcgtgcttgggtagctgagatggtagagcccttgcctgcgaaaggcaaaggtcccgagttcgaatctcggtccggcacacagttttaatctgccaggaagtttcatatcagcgcacagtccgctgcagagtgaaaatctcattcattagaGATTGTTCACAATGCTTGGAATGAACAAGAATGGAAAGCACTCAGCTGTTTTTTCCAAGGTAACCATCCCAGCAATCGCCTTAAGTGATTTAGTGAACCCACGGCAAACTTGTATCTCACAGCTATAACTGACATTTAAATCTCACTTTTCTGTATTGTGAGTACAATGTGTGTTAAAGGTACACTACCTGTCCCAATATGGACTAGTGACGCACTGGCCACGGAAGGCACGGATCCGGGGTACAGTCCAGCGTTCGAGTCTCGTGCACAGTTTTATGTAATCTCATATAGTTACACTGAGCTGTGTCTTACATTACTAGTATGGTAGTGAACCTAATAGTAGTGAAATGATGTCACTCACCGTGGTACCCGTAGCCAGGGTACTTGTAGCTGTACGGGTAGTACCCGTGTCCGTGTGAGACGGCCAGAGGGTAGGAGGCCTCACAGCCACACAGCAGGGCCAGGCAGGCCACCGCCAAAAGGCACACCTGCAACACAATAACATACACGCCCATGTAAATCATAAGACGTATGCCACTGTGCAATCCCCATGTGTATTCCAACGCAATATTTATATCACATTAGGCGGGATTCGATTTAGTAATGCGTACAAGACTACAGTTTATTCTCTCTTCTGGCTTCGTGTAACAAAATGACTGACTGAGATAATACAAACAAACTCTGCAGACATTCTCTTCAGGAGTCTTCTCGTTTCCTTGCGTGCCTAAAGGTGCTTGTGGACACGGAAAGTGTCACGAGGAAAAACCGGGAGTGGAGGCGAACCTTCGAGTTTGTAGAACAAGAAAAGGATTATAGTTGCTAATCATACATTAAACTCTGCCTGCGttgacaatatctacatctacatctacatatacactccgctagccaccaagcggtgtgtggcggagtgcacaatTCGCGGCAAAATCATATTTCCCCTCCTCTGTTCCGGAAAAaccactgtctgaacgcctcagtacgagcttttatttcccttatctttgattgatgatcattacgcgatttgaaagttggtggtaataatatatgctctacatcctcagtgaagactggatttcggaatttagtgagcagccccttctgtttagcgcgtcgtctatctgcaagtgtgtcccacttcaaactttctatgagatttgtaacgctctcccgatggctaaatgtactagtcacgaatcttgccgctcttctatggaccttctcaatctcttgaatcagacccaactggtaaggttcccatacagacgaacaataagactggacgaactaacgtattgtaagctatttcctttgttgaaggactgcatcgcttcaggattctacaaataaaccgcaatctagagttcgccttacccgttatttgtgtaatctgatcattccatttgagatcatttcgaatagtcacactcagatacgtgactgatgttaccgcttccaatatgtgacataaacactCACTTAGTTTAAAGGTTGTTATAAATCTTTCCATATCTTTGGGTCGAAACTCTGCAGAGTGCAGAGGATATGAATTGAATATTTTGAGGCAATGAATCAATGGTCGGAAATGATTATTTAGTGGCTCGGAGACAAGGGTTGGGTTTATGATGGCTTGAACGAAAAATTCGTGGATGTCATGTGCTTGTAAACGTATTACGCTTCTGCATCGATGATGGTGGTGCCATCCATAAAAGTAATACAAAATCGGCTGTAATGTGGCCACCGCATAGGTATTTCCATTGAAGACTTTTACAAGAAGTCTTTGCTGTACAAAGTTCTAGTAGATGTTGAGGGGGTATTATGTGATATGGTCACAGCCGTCAATCTCACTGTGCGATAGACCACAGGATATTTAAAAGAGTAATGCAAAAGTTAGAGTCGTAACAGTGCCTTGAGACTTCGGCAAGCTACTATGAGCTTATGTTATTTCTATAATGTGTATAAGTCACTTATATCAACAAAAAACTATGTTCATATTTCTGACCATTAATTTCTGATGTTGAAGCAATCAGTTTACGATCCTCTAGCATCTGTATAATTTGATCTTACATGTTTGGAACGCCTTATACAACAGATGCATGTATTAACGTCCATGTGTAACTGTGTGGCGATGAACGGTTTCTCAGAAGCATGAgaaaatgtttgtaaaatgcttAGAAGGCTCTTTGAATTACTGGGACCAAACTTCGACTTATATATCATTGACACAGTTACAGATCAGCCTAGAGTTTCGAAAAGCTAGGGATCTGACATTAATATTGGTTGTTTGTCACTCTCACCCGGAATGTAACTGGAGTTATTACACTATACGATTCTTTGGACTAGTAAAGTACTCGAATAGTACGATTTCATGACCAAGAGTTTGTCTTTTCGGAAATTTGGCATTTTATTGTGCACTTGATAAAATTTTCGGGTGTCAATAAACAGGTTCTAAATAATTTTCGAATTCTTTTTCGAAGATGTGCTAGCTAATAATATAGAAATTGACATTTTTTTTATTCAGGCAACATAAAATTTCCATCAGTTATGATTTCGCCGTCTTAAGCTTGCGGAAATTAATTTAACAGAATTTTACGCCAGACGCGTTTAGCTTTTATAGACAAAGCATACTTTGTGGTCATTGACTTTTTGCCTCTTGTTTACAACCAAACAAATCATAAAATTTCAGATTCAATATaaaacaaaaaccggaaaaaaactaAGATTGTACGTGACCGATTGAAATGAAGAACCCAGGAAATTTATGTGCAAGTGTCGAAATCATTTCATAGTGGAAAATTTATTATATCAGATATAAAAGTGCCAAAATTAGAAACGATGTTAAAAGAAAGAAAGTTTCGAAAAAGCTTTTACGTTGATAATTTTAGGtgcaaattttaaataatttctcaCATAGAACATTTCAAAAACTGCTTTTGTACAATTAAACCAATTATAACTACTGTATAAAAATGTGAAACGCAGTAATGCAGTAAATGGCGAAAATCTCGGAGCGATGAAGCTCATTACAATGTATTAGTCGTCTCGATCGTGTTCGAAGTCCTTTGACAGAAATTTGGGTAGTGGGATGATGACAAGTAAAGTACctgtataaaaagaaaaatgatttatCAGATGAAAAACTCGACGAGCTGCTACATAATATTTAATATaatgaaactatttttattttttatatgacGAGTTGTCCTCCCAACTAACCTCGTGTTGAAATTTACATTTTGCAACAAGACCTAACTGCTTTCGAAGAATTAATGCGTCAATCGATAATGCTTGGTGAATGCTTCACACTCACAGCATCATTGTCTCTTATTCGGACTGTCACAACTATATGCCATTCGTCGCAAGAAAGATGCAAACAAACTGAGCGAATCAAAATTGCGATGTTTATTAATGTCAGAAGCGCTAGACGTTTCGTTTCCAAGAGCACTGTGAGCGACGATTTTTAATTTAATCGTCTTTGTACTGATAATTTCTTTGTTCGTGTTAAAACTCATCACAATTTGTCGAGAATAGATCATTACAAAGCTGAGATTCACGGGCAATCGCACGACACCGTAGTTCGAAATTCGCCAACAATTAGCTCACAGAGAGACGAGTGACAGTGAGAAGTGCAGTACTCACCAGTGAGAGAACGCGAGACATTGTGCTTGTCGACTGAGGGCTGAGAGCTGACAGTGAGGAGGTGTGTGGCGGCGGTTGCTTTATACACAGCAGCGCTGCCGACGTCGGCATTAATAGCAGCAGCTCATGGTTTCAACACTGAACACACCGGCGGACGCGCAACTGGCACAGCGTTGTGTGCAGAAGTAAAAAATGCCAGCGAAACAACTTGCGACGGCTCAGGCGCTTGTGGACACCGCTCCTCACACACTTACGAGAGACTATGCGCAAATTTGGAAATGTAGGAGAAACGTATTGAAGGAATGGAATGCCCCTAGATAAGGGCCAAAGAGCACTTCCATTGGCAGGCTTGGGTTCTCTGTTTCGAATCTTCAACCACAACGTTGTGGCAACCTATCGAAACCTTTCATTACAGCCCACCAAGCACTTACAAACTAAGATTTATTCATCGCTGTTACATTCCTTCACCCATGTATTGCCGAAGTACAATAtaaatagtgaaaggtggctacactgagccacagcgccagagatcgcgctagagagcattgttccgccgcctccactggcagtgattattgagatgtcgtagtgggcagtgcttggggagagctcgtggtagtcagtgcttgtttagaactcgtagtaggcagtgattattgagatgtcgtagtggtcagtgcctgtcgaggactcgtagtagtcagtgtgtgttgagatgtgctagtgggcagtgtttgtcgagatgttgttccatgttttatgcagttgtttgatgggatagacagcagatggttcgaatggaaatactgtaataatcagagtgcttttcgtcaatatatatatgaaggtaaaatgtgttgtttttcattatttcagtgttttaaataatgcgtcattacaggttcagtcaacaaagcatctggcttgtgttcttggattagagtgtaattctggttttcttgagtaattatagtatttctattttctttaattaattcagtataaatgttatttaaaatttcttgtgttattgaagaagaaccgtgccagatgcgtacgttgagtcctACTTCCacgcacagaacagttatacttgggctttggtttcgtaggttttatagttgctggggacttaattaattaattgtgttaatgaaaatttccatttcattctttgttattgttctatgcagtcagatagcgtaataatactagtcagggccaaccgtttacgagacatagcgtaatcggacatacagctaccaaaaattaaaattattttcattttattttaattaagcccccatgcaatagtaATTGCTTTTTGACATGGGAGAATCTGGTTGAAAATACTACCTCAGCAGAAATGTTGTCTTCATCCTTTATTCAGTCTCACATTTAGCCAGTTTTGGTCTCTCCgcttatttttaaacatctttgcaTATATAAATCGCAGTGATATAAATCAGTTAACATTCCTGAAACTGTGGTAGGAAGCTGAACTGTTGAATGAAAAAGTGGATATCACTGTGGAATGGAAATCAAGCAATCAACAGAAACGTCACCTGCGAAATCGCTTATTATGAGCACACAAACTTCTAGTTACTTCTTCTGAGAATGTTGAAAACCTTCAATAATTCTGCAAAATTCTCTCATCGCCCCAGTTTTAGACTACAATCTGATGTTTATCATCATATGAGGACTCAGCTTTCCTTCACAATGTCATATGTAGAATCCTTTACAGCGCAGTGTTTGATTTCTGTAGCTATATTTATTCATGATTCCACTGTTCCTCATTTCTTTGCGCGGTACaactgtttttgtaatttttaaaagaGAAGATGAACTACAGCTCTCTGAAATCAACCATGTAACTCCATGGTTCCCTCTTTTCCTTAGAAGTTCGTTCTTTTCGCCCATATTTTCCGATATCTAAATACATCAGTTTTTCCTGTATCGTGGAATTCTAGTCTTCCATAACTTTCAGTGTTTAGTTCAAGTTTAACTCTGTGGCTATGTCTTTAATTTAATAGAATTGTTCTATTCTTGTATTCATCTATTTCCATCATAGGCAagcaaaattattactattatttatggTCTGATGAGATTAGTTCAGTCACACCTTTGCGCTAGTAAACCACTCAGTGCCTTCCTTCCTGTTTAAAAAGAAACGAATTTCTGTTATTCATGTGTAATAAGGTTGTTATTGTACTCCAGTGGTCTCCTTTCTCCATTACTTCTTTGTACATTTTTGTGTGTTACATTAACATTATCTTCTTTAATGTTGGACCTAAAGTGTAGCCATTTCTTAATGGTTGGGTCTATAATGGAAAAAAATGTATgtctataggttttaatttttagtttctttttaTTGTGTGATCTGCTGTAATATATCCCTCGTAAGTTTCAGTAATCGTTCTGGCAGTGAATGTAGATGGTTAATTACTTGTAATCGGGATGTGTTAGGAGAGATGCAGCGGTAGTGGAAATAACACTAATTAGCtttca
This window contains:
- the LOC126204256 gene encoding keratin-associated protein 19-2-like — encoded protein: MPTSAALLCIKQPPPHTSSLSALSPQSTSTMSRVLSLVCLLAVACLALLCGCEASYPLAVSHGHGYYPYSYKYPGYGYHGYSSHYGYPGWGYHGYPGYGYHGYYGYGNHYGYPGYGYGHGHGHW